A stretch of the Negativicoccus succinicivorans genome encodes the following:
- the fabG gene encoding 3-oxoacyl-[acyl-carrier-protein] reductase — protein sequence MTTKTALVTGASRGIGRAVAVALAQAGYDVAINYSSNVSAAEEVAQAVKACGQKVILVQGDVSRKEEAERIVAETQKEFSHIDVLVNNAGITRDTLVRRMKEADWDAVLNTNLKGVFLMTQAVIGDMFKQRRGVIINMSSVVGVTGNIGQANYAAAKAGVIGLTKANAKEFAARGIRVNAIAPGFIHTDMTSGLPDKIKESLIKQIPLGAMGDPEDIAAAVRFLASDEAKYITGQVLQVNGGMAM from the coding sequence ATGACAACTAAAACGGCACTTGTTACCGGCGCATCGCGCGGCATCGGGCGGGCAGTGGCAGTCGCTTTGGCGCAGGCCGGTTATGATGTTGCGATTAATTATTCCAGTAACGTAAGCGCGGCGGAAGAAGTGGCGCAGGCAGTGAAGGCATGCGGTCAAAAAGTTATTTTAGTACAGGGGGATGTTTCCCGAAAAGAGGAAGCGGAACGCATTGTGGCCGAAACGCAAAAAGAATTTTCGCATATCGACGTGCTGGTAAATAACGCCGGCATTACCCGCGACACCCTGGTGCGGCGGATGAAAGAGGCCGACTGGGACGCTGTTTTAAACACCAACTTAAAAGGTGTTTTCTTGATGACGCAGGCCGTTATCGGCGATATGTTTAAGCAACGCCGCGGTGTCATTATTAATATGAGCTCCGTTGTCGGTGTGACGGGTAATATCGGGCAGGCCAATTATGCTGCTGCCAAAGCGGGCGTTATCGGCTTGACGAAAGCGAATGCGAAAGAATTTGCCGCGCGCGGTATTCGTGTAAATGCGATTGCACCCGGGTTTATTCATACCGATATGACCAGCGGATTGCCGGACAAAATCAAAGAAAGTCTGATCAAGCAAATTCCTCTGGGGGCAATGGGAGATCCGGAAGACATTGCCGCCGCGGTACGTTTTCTGGCCTCCGACGAGGCGAAGTACATTACCGGGCAAGTATTGCAAGTCAACGGCGGTATGGCTATGTAG
- a CDS encoding acyl carrier protein, translating into MNNTFEKVRAIVVEQLGVDEADVQIDSTFIDDLGADSLDIVELIMAFEEEFEIEIPDDVAEKIKTVKDTVDYIDKNIA; encoded by the coding sequence ATGAACAATACATTTGAAAAGGTACGCGCGATCGTTGTAGAACAGCTGGGTGTGGATGAAGCGGATGTGCAAATCGACTCCACTTTCATTGATGATCTTGGCGCGGATTCTTTGGATATCGTTGAATTGATTATGGCGTTTGAAGAAGAATTTGAAATTGAAATCCCTGATGATGTAGCCGAAAAAATCAAAACCGTTAAAGATACGGTCGACTACATTGACAAGAATATTGCGTAA